CGCTCAAGGTAAATGGCGTCGTGCGCAACTTCGTCACCGCCGATTTCAACGGCGACAAGCTCCGCGACGTGATCGTCACCCACATCGTGCTCGACGAAGAAAAGCGCACCAGCGAGCGGTACTTCTCGCTGTTCCTCCAGACCGACAAGGGCTTTGGTGAAGCGCCCAACCAGACCTGGGCGGCCCCCAAGGAAGCGGTCGGCATCGACGTTGCCAACTTCGACCTGAGCGACGAGGGCCCGGAACTGGGCTACGTGGCCAGCGGCGGCGTCTACTACTTCAAATTCGACAAGAACAAGTTCATCGAGTCGCCAACGCGCCTCTTCACCGCCTCGACGATTTTTCGCACGCCCGATCCCCATGGGGTCGTGGTCGTCACCATTGCCGAGGACTTCGATCACGACGGCCAGGACGAGATCATCGTCTACGATTTCGACCAGACCTATATCTACCGCGCCGTCAAGGACGACAAGGGCGCCGAGTGGCGACTCTCGGGGATCTATCCCACCCCGCTTCGCGCGCGGGTGAGCAGCTACTGGGAAAACGACATCCTGCTCTCGCGTATCGAGCAGAACTCGACGCGCATGGAGTTCATGCTGCCCGAGATCATGCAGGCCGACTTCGACGGCGACGGGCAGCTCGACATCTTCCTGCCCCGCGACGACCGGGTCTACATCTACCAGCGGGATAAAGACGGCAAGATCAAGGACACGCCCACGCTCATCGATTTCGGCGTGTTCCCCCTCTATCAGGGAATGCGCCACGGGTCGATTCCCGCCATCACGCGCCTGTATCCGGCGGACTTCAACGGCGACGGGCTGGCCGACATCATCATTTCCCGCCTGACAGTGGTGAACCTGGCCGACCAGGAACTGCAGTCGGATTTCTTCGTGTTCATCAACAAGGGCGGCAAGTACGGTGAGCGCCCCGACGAGACGATGAAGTTCGAAGGCTTTATCGAAAAGCCGCTCATCGCCGACTTCAACGGCGACGGGCGTGACGACATTGCGGTGCAGCAGTTCGAATTCGGCTTTGCCCAGCTCGTGCGTCTCGTGCTCTTCCAGAGCGTCCGCATCACCTACAAGACGTTCTACTCGACTGAAGCCGGCCTGCACGCCAAGGATCCGAGCGAAGAGCGGGACCTGCCCTTCGACTTCGATCTGAGCCAGCAGAGCGCCAACCTGCTCACCGCCTTTTCCGTGTATGCCGATTTCGACGGAGATCGCAGGCTCGACCTCCTGCAGGCATCCAATCCCGGCAGCTACGAGATTCTGCTGAGCACGGATAAGGAATGGGCGGAGAAGTCCGTGGAGATCCAAACCCATTCGAGCTTCTTCACCTTCCCCGAGGACCTCAACGGCGACGGGCGTGACGATCTGCTGATCCGCTACGCCAATCAGGGCCCGCTCGATTCGCTCGTCCGCGTGGTGCTCATGAAGAACGCCAAAGAAAACAGCGGCACACGCGACTAGCCCGAACATCCCGGAAGGAGCCCGCGATATGGGCGGACGTTACCTTGAAGACTTCGAGGTCGGTGCGATCTATCGGCACTGGCCAGGGCGCACCATCAGCGAAGCCGACGACACTTGGTTTACGCTGCTGACCATGAACACCCACCCGCTGCACTTCGACGCCTACTTCGGATCGAAGACCCAGCACGGCCAGCGGCTGGTCAACGGAACCCTCGTCTTCTCCATCGTCGTGGGAATGAGCGTCTCGGACATCTCCGAGAAGTGCATTGCCAACCTCGAATACGAAAAAGTCCTCCATCTGGGGCCCACCTTCCACGGCGATACGATCTATGCCGAGACCGAGGTGCTGGAAATCACCCCCTCGAAATCGAAGAACGATCGGG
The Chrysiogenia bacterium genome window above contains:
- a CDS encoding VCBS repeat-containing protein — protein: MSGKHIGKILLVAAALLASMGARAASAEELLGNEQFSLKVNGVVRNFVTADFNGDKLRDVIVTHIVLDEEKRTSERYFSLFLQTDKGFGEAPNQTWAAPKEAVGIDVANFDLSDEGPELGYVASGGVYYFKFDKNKFIESPTRLFTASTIFRTPDPHGVVVVTIAEDFDHDGQDEIIVYDFDQTYIYRAVKDDKGAEWRLSGIYPTPLRARVSSYWENDILLSRIEQNSTRMEFMLPEIMQADFDGDGQLDIFLPRDDRVYIYQRDKDGKIKDTPTLIDFGVFPLYQGMRHGSIPAITRLYPADFNGDGLADIIISRLTVVNLADQELQSDFFVFINKGGKYGERPDETMKFEGFIEKPLIADFNGDGRDDIAVQQFEFGFAQLVRLVLFQSVRITYKTFYSTEAGLHAKDPSEERDLPFDFDLSQQSANLLTAFSVYADFDGDRRLDLLQASNPGSYEILLSTDKEWAEKSVEIQTHSSFFTFPEDLNGDGRDDLLIRYANQGPLDSLVRVVLMKNAKENSGTRD
- a CDS encoding MaoC family dehydratase — protein: MGGRYLEDFEVGAIYRHWPGRTISEADDTWFTLLTMNTHPLHFDAYFGSKTQHGQRLVNGTLVFSIVVGMSVSDISEKCIANLEYEKVLHLGPTFHGDTIYAETEVLEITPSKSKNDRGIVYVETRAWNQKSEKVMSLRRRVLVPVRPATEPDPYPPNPFSAK